AGAGGGAGTCAGGACGGCGCGCCCGCCGAAAGCCGCTACGGCTCCCGCAATGCGCTCGTCGTCCGTCGCCACCAGCACCTCATCGATGTCCCGCGCCTGCGATACCCGCTCATACACCCGCTGAATCATCGGCTTGCCGGCAATGTTTGCCAGCGGCTTGCCCGGAAAGCGCGTGGACGCCCATCGTGCCGGAATTATGACAACTATACGCTTGTCTGCTTTCAACCAATCACCTTGGGTACGCTGAAAAACCCGTGATGTGCGCGCGGCGCGTTAGCCAGCGTTTCCTCCTGAGTCAGCCACGGCTTCACTTGATCGTCGCGCAGTACGTTTACCTGCTCCAACACGTGAAAAGTGGGCTCTACTTGCGATGTATCCAATTCATTCAGCTTTTCCACATAAGAGAGGATCTGATTAAATTGATCCACAAACACCCGCTTTTCTTCTTCACTAAAGGACAACTTGGCCAGTAAGGCAATTTTTTCTACTTGCTCGATCGTAACCGACATAGACAGATCCTTTTGCATGCAAAGTCCAATGAATATAAAAGAACAGCCGCTCAGAGTCAAGCTAAAAGTGGCCTGCCGGCATAATATTTGTTTAGATGTGGTTGAACAAAAGAGAGGGCATAAAAAAAGCGCCGTCGATTTGGCGGCGCTTTTTAGATTCTTAAGCGGGAATTATGGTGACAAACTTTTTATCTTTTCCGCTCGAATAGTATTTGACCGTGCCGTTGACAAGGGCAAACAGCGTGTCGTCTTTGCCGATCCCGACATTGGGCCCGGGATGAATGCGCGTTCCGCGCTGCCGTACGAGAATGCTTCCCGCCGTCACGACTTGGCCGCCGAAACGCTTGACGCCCAACCGCTTGGCATTGCTGTCGCGACCGTTCCGGCTGCTTCCTACACCTTTTTTATGCGCCATGCTTGGTTCTCCCGAATGGAATGATTAAGCCGTGATTTCCTTGATCTGCAGCGCCGTCAACAGTTGACGGTGACCTTTCAATACTTTGTAACGTTTGCGACGCTTCTTCTTGAACACAAGAACCTTGTCCCCACGGGTCTGCTCAAGGATCGCCGCAGTCACTTTGGCGCCGTCTACATAAGGCGCACCCACCTTGATCCCCTGCTCATCGGAAACCAGCAGCACCTTATCGATCGAAATTTCATCGCCCTGCTCTCCAGGCAGGCGATTCGCCAGCACGACATCGTCCTTCTTGACTTTGAACTGCTGTCCCGCTATTTCCACTACCGCGTACATCGGCGTCCATCTCCCTAATTATCGTCATTTTAAAAGCTTATTAAAATACTAAAATAGGCAAAAAAAGTCAAGACATATATTTATCAGTAAGGTCTTCCTCACCGTGCTTGTCCAAAAAACGAAATTCATCCAGGCTGATGTTTTCATCAGCAATGACCTTGAAACGCATCCAATAATGCCAGCTCATGCGGCGGATAAAACTGCGCACTCCGCTGGTCAGGAACTTGGCCAGCTCCGGATGAACAACCAACTGGACGCTTCTCTCTCCGCCTTCGCTGCGGTACCGTTTGATCCAGCGCTCGATCTTGTGCGCAATCGTCGTTTTAGAGATGACGCGGCCGGTACCCATGCAGGCGGGACACGGTTCAGAGATCGAGTACAGGAGCGCCGGACGTACCCGCTCCCGCGTCATCTCCACGATACCAAACTCGGAAATCGGAGCAACATTGGTCTGCGCGCGATCTTTGGCCAGCTCCTTTTTAAATTCTTCAAGAAGCTTTTGTTTGTTTTTGGGATCCACCATGTCGATGAAATCGATGATGATGATGCCCCCGATGTCGCGCAGCCGCAGCTGACGGGCGATCTCACGCGCCGCCTCGAGGTTGATTCTCAAGCTGTTGGCATCGTGATTTGCCCGGCCGGCAAATCTGCCGCTGTTGACGTCGATCGCAGTCAAGGCTTCCGTATGATCGAAAAAGAGATAGCCGCCGCTCTTGAGCCAGACTTTGCGGGAAATGCTGCGGTTGATCTGTTCCTCGATATCATACTCGTCGAACAGAGGAGTCTTTTTGTCATACAGCTTGACGCGATCGACCAGCTGAGGTGAAACATCCTTGAGGTAGCGGACGATCTCCTTGTACATCTTTTTATCGTCGACGATCAGCTGCTCGATATCGTTGCTAAAGAGATCGCGGATGACGCTCGAAAGCACACCGACATCCTTGTAGACCAATGCCGGCGGTTCGACGGAGCGCATCTTTTTCACCAGCTGGTCCCATTTTTTCATGAGGCTTTCCAGATCGGCCTTGAGCGCTGCCTCGTCCTTTCCCTCGGCGACGGTACGAATGACCAGTCCGAAATT
This window of the candidate division KSB1 bacterium genome carries:
- the rpmA gene encoding 50S ribosomal protein L27 is translated as MAHKKGVGSSRNGRDSNAKRLGVKRFGGQVVTAGSILVRQRGTRIHPGPNVGIGKDDTLFALVNGTVKYYSSGKDKKFVTIIPA
- a CDS encoding Rne/Rng family ribonuclease — translated: MSKIIAINVSLGETRIAILENKQLVELYYELPERERMVGDIYYGKVAKVLKGLQAAFIDIGHKQDAFLHFSDIDDHLIGFDPHAKKDQQFPKLDQKRDGLPIKRGDNILVQVTKEPISEKGARVTTAISLAGRYLVLVPNDNIVGVSKKIQNRKERFRLKKIGREIRPENFGLVIRTVAEGKDEAALKADLESLMKKWDQLVKKMRSVEPPALVYKDVGVLSSVIRDLFSNDIEQLIVDDKKMYKEIVRYLKDVSPQLVDRVKLYDKKTPLFDEYDIEEQINRSISRKVWLKSGGYLFFDHTEALTAIDVNSGRFAGRANHDANSLRINLEAAREIARQLRLRDIGGIIIIDFIDMVDPKNKQKLLEEFKKELAKDRAQTNVAPISEFGIVEMTRERVRPALLYSISEPCPACMGTGRVISKTTIAHKIERWIKRYRSEGGERSVQLVVHPELAKFLTSGVRSFIRRMSWHYWMRFKVIADENISLDEFRFLDKHGEEDLTDKYMS
- the gatC gene encoding Asp-tRNA(Asn)/Glu-tRNA(Gln) amidotransferase subunit GatC — its product is MSVTIEQVEKIALLAKLSFSEEEKRVFVDQFNQILSYVEKLNELDTSQVEPTFHVLEQVNVLRDDQVKPWLTQEETLANAPRAHHGFFSVPKVIG
- the rplU gene encoding 50S ribosomal protein L21; this encodes MYAVVEIAGQQFKVKKDDVVLANRLPGEQGDEISIDKVLLVSDEQGIKVGAPYVDGAKVTAAILEQTRGDKVLVFKKKRRKRYKVLKGHRQLLTALQIKEITA